One genomic region from Pirellulales bacterium encodes:
- a CDS encoding DUF1028 domain-containing protein has protein sequence MSLAVALLAIHLTGCGYHQGERIAREDEAQGAVHDVPSNRLIAPQQAAAHHDARLAILTVSQEAPASDEPEFHTFSICGIDPIAAECGVAVTTRVTMVGRYVPWVRAGIGAVATQATTAVQYGRQGLDLLAAGKTPNEAIDELLADDDHRESRQLGIIDMQGRTAAFTGQDNGVFAGSRQGKHYTVQGNLLIGRQVIDAVADRFEVTEGVGMELADRLIAALEAGQAAGGDKRKGREQSAALLVAGTNHHGVDDDHIVDTLQVAEHPEPVGELRRQYDTIHSRLGYRTFSLVRGRDVVELKRMLYALKLLWPDLPEFPNRVEKPDLVEFNPETASAVDRFRASHGLPIPADGLGHAAGMVDAAFVAKLRTSYQKQLKNAPDEQTGEPAEKPLPEKK, from the coding sequence ATGTCCCTGGCAGTCGCACTACTGGCGATTCATCTGACTGGTTGCGGATACCACCAAGGCGAGAGGATCGCCCGCGAGGATGAAGCCCAGGGGGCTGTGCATGACGTGCCGAGCAACCGGCTCATTGCACCGCAGCAAGCTGCCGCACATCACGATGCACGTTTAGCGATCCTGACTGTCAGCCAGGAGGCACCCGCATCCGACGAGCCAGAGTTTCACACGTTTTCGATCTGTGGCATCGATCCGATCGCGGCAGAATGTGGTGTCGCGGTGACCACGCGTGTGACCATGGTGGGGCGATATGTCCCGTGGGTGCGTGCCGGTATTGGCGCCGTGGCTACGCAGGCCACCACGGCCGTGCAGTACGGGCGTCAGGGACTGGACCTGCTCGCGGCGGGCAAGACGCCCAACGAAGCCATCGACGAACTCCTGGCCGACGACGACCACCGAGAGTCGCGTCAACTTGGCATTATCGATATGCAGGGACGTACCGCAGCTTTTACGGGACAAGATAACGGCGTGTTTGCCGGCTCGCGGCAAGGGAAGCATTACACGGTGCAAGGTAATCTGCTGATCGGTCGGCAGGTGATCGACGCCGTGGCCGATCGCTTCGAAGTGACCGAAGGCGTAGGCATGGAGTTGGCAGACCGGCTAATTGCCGCCTTGGAAGCCGGTCAGGCAGCCGGCGGCGACAAGCGCAAAGGGCGCGAGCAATCGGCCGCCTTATTGGTCGCCGGTACGAACCATCACGGCGTCGACGACGATCACATCGTGGACACGCTTCAAGTGGCCGAGCATCCGGAACCTGTCGGCGAGCTGCGCAGGCAATATGACACGATTCATAGCCGGTTGGGCTATCGTACATTTTCTCTGGTGCGCGGACGCGATGTCGTCGAACTGAAACGAATGCTCTATGCGCTGAAGCTGCTGTGGCCCGATTTGCCCGAGTTCCCCAATCGCGTCGAGAAGCCTGACCTGGTCGAGTTCAATCCCGAGACCGCCTCCGCAGTCGATCGATTTCGCGCATCGCACGGCTTGCCTATTCCCGCCGATGGCCTGGGTCATGCCGCGGGCATGGTCGATGCGGCCTTCGTTGCCAAACTACGGACCAGTTACCAGAAGCAATTGAAAAATGCGCCCGACGAACAAACGGGCGAGCCTGCAGAGAAACCGCTGCCAGAGAAAAAGTAG
- a CDS encoding RidA family protein: MSAEARIQQLKLELPPPPKPAGVYKPVVVVGNLAYVSGHGPLKADATMITGKVGSEIDQQEGYGAARQTGLAILSTLRAHFGNLDGISRLVKTLGMVNAAPDFQNHPAVINGFSDLMSQVFGADHGVGARSAVGMGSLPGNIAVEVEAIFEISSTAK, encoded by the coding sequence GTGAGCGCCGAAGCACGGATCCAGCAATTGAAGCTCGAACTTCCCCCGCCACCCAAGCCGGCAGGCGTCTATAAGCCTGTAGTCGTCGTGGGAAACCTGGCGTATGTCTCGGGGCATGGGCCTCTAAAAGCTGATGCCACGATGATCACGGGCAAAGTCGGGTCGGAAATCGATCAACAGGAGGGCTACGGAGCAGCCCGCCAGACCGGCTTGGCGATCTTGTCGACCTTGCGGGCCCACTTCGGCAACCTGGACGGCATCTCCCGGCTGGTGAAGACGTTGGGCATGGTCAATGCCGCACCGGACTTTCAGAACCATCCGGCGGTAATCAATGGATTCAGCGACTTGATGTCGCAAGTCTTCGGTGCCGACCATGGCGTCGGCGCACGCAGCGCCGTGGGGATGGGCTCGCTGCCGGGCAATATCGCCGTCGAAGTCGAGGCGATCTTCGAGATTTCGAGCACTGCCAAGTAG
- a CDS encoding GntR family transcriptional regulator, which translates to MEFSISPAGGIPIYQQLADQICAAIARGRLLPDQRLPSVRELSQSLVVNPNTVARTYTELEREGVLYTRPGMGVFVAHSRQSLSKKVRRERLLKNLDHLLVEAVRLGFAADELLDLVADRVKQFHWAEAATPAS; encoded by the coding sequence GTGGAATTCTCGATCAGTCCGGCCGGCGGCATTCCCATCTATCAGCAATTGGCTGATCAGATCTGCGCAGCGATCGCGCGCGGCCGACTATTGCCTGATCAGCGGCTTCCCTCGGTGCGCGAGCTGTCGCAATCGCTGGTTGTCAATCCGAATACCGTGGCCCGGACCTATACCGAGTTGGAACGAGAGGGAGTGCTGTACACACGGCCTGGCATGGGGGTCTTCGTCGCGCACTCGCGGCAGTCGCTCTCGAAAAAAGTGCGCCGCGAGCGATTGCTCAAGAATCTCGATCACCTGCTGGTCGAAGCTGTGCGGCTGGGGTTCGCCGCCGACGAGTTGCTCGACCTGGTTGCCGACCGCGTCAAGCAATTCCACTGGGCCGAAGCCGCCACACCCGCTTCCTGA
- a CDS encoding ABC transporter ATP-binding protein produces the protein MTDAIVVERLTKHYGPRRVVDSVNLRVPAGCVYGFLGRNGAGKSTLIKMLLGMVQPDAGRASLLGEDIRELPPATRARIAYLAEGHPLYRWMTVAEAIRFTRPFYAVWHDRFLSSVLEHFRIGPKMKIRRLSNGQRAQVSLALALAPDPELLILDDPTLGLDTVVRRDFLESMIQLIQRHGRTVLFSSHILGDVERVADRIGVMVDGVLRVDCPADRFREVLRRVVLEFHGAVPRFPACAGLVSQRQIGNKLELVVVGFSDEHRALAESLGATHVEVLEMNLEDAFIAYTRGETPPLPSLEWETVA, from the coding sequence ATGACCGATGCGATTGTTGTCGAGCGCTTGACGAAACACTATGGCCCGCGGCGGGTCGTCGACTCGGTGAACCTGCGGGTTCCGGCCGGTTGTGTTTACGGCTTTTTAGGACGCAACGGCGCCGGCAAGTCGACGCTGATTAAAATGCTGCTGGGCATGGTCCAGCCCGACGCCGGGCGTGCCAGCCTGTTGGGCGAAGACATCCGCGAGCTGCCCCCCGCCACTCGTGCGCGCATTGCTTATCTGGCCGAAGGGCATCCGCTCTATCGTTGGATGACGGTGGCCGAAGCGATTCGCTTCACGCGCCCCTTTTATGCCGTCTGGCACGACAGGTTTCTGAGCAGCGTGCTGGAGCACTTCCGCATCGGACCGAAAATGAAAATACGTCGGCTCTCTAACGGCCAGCGGGCGCAGGTCTCGTTGGCGCTCGCCCTGGCGCCCGATCCCGAGCTGCTGATCCTCGACGATCCGACGCTGGGACTAGACACCGTCGTGCGCCGTGACTTTCTCGAATCGATGATCCAGCTCATTCAACGCCACGGCCGGACAGTTCTCTTCAGTTCGCACATCCTGGGCGACGTGGAACGGGTGGCCGATCGCATCGGCGTGATGGTAGACGGCGTGCTGCGCGTCGACTGCCCGGCCGATCGCTTCCGCGAAGTATTGCGCCGTGTGGTGCTCGAGTTCCACGGCGCCGTGCCGCGGTTCCCAGCCTGCGCGGGCCTGGTCAGCCAGCGGCAAATCGGCAACAAGCTGGAGCTGGTCGTGGTCGGTTTCAGTGACGAACATCGGGCGCTGGCCGAATCACTGGGGGCCACGCACGTCGAAGTGCTGGAAATGA